Proteins encoded by one window of Xenopus tropicalis strain Nigerian chromosome 6, UCB_Xtro_10.0, whole genome shotgun sequence:
- the LOC100490872 gene encoding polyadenylate-binding protein 1-B: protein MNMDQKVHFEIQVEAKRVVHAVDVLLNESGMSDEHVNDTESKTKTCPIYVKNFVKEIDEDDFFGKCGASTKIINNDCGQQTEFGLLPFNKQKDAIRAVDKMKGMDIYLAQAKIKEKRQTEFSKKPEPLHKPRYNSVNLYVKNLSYEIDDYRLNKEFAPFGIITSAKVMREGGRSKGFGFVCFSTPAEARKALSGMNGKILASKPLYVAWAQRKQERQVSLAQQYTQRMEKAWIPNTKVNPNQALLSRCSMAPIPAAQNHSEDSLCRIPKQTAQFKQRCYRNAQGTAPHSFQYMPRAHPQISTRKYKLIPTKTAVNLVRGIMSATSRNKYAAGDCNTELHSEKQTQAAMQHPAICVQGQEPLTISLLVSASPHEQKQMLGVRLFPLVQIIDKKLAEKITGILLEFDTSEIIYMLESPELLRTMANKAVTLLQGHQVQEVSMNSFNGTTNN, encoded by the coding sequence ATGAATATGGATCAAAAGGTGCATTTTGAGATACAAGTGGAAGCTAAAAGGGTTGTTCATGCTGTTGATGTTCTCCTAAATGAAAGTGGTATGTCTGATGAACATGTCAATGACACAGAGTCCAAAACAAAGACATGTCCAATTTATGTTAAGAACTTTGTAAAGGAAATAGATGAAGATGACTTTTTTGGCAAATGTGGAGCATCTACAAAAATTATCAACAATGATTGTGGACAGCAAACAGAATTTGGCTTACttccctttaataaacaaaagGATGCTATAAGAGCTGTAGATAAAATGAAAGGCATGGACATTTATTTGGCTCAagcaaaaataaaagagaaaagacaAACTGAGTTTAGTAAAAAGCCTGAACCTTTACATAAACCCCGATACAATAGTGTTAACCTTTATGTTAAAAACCTCAGTTATGAAATTGATGATTATAGACTGAATAAGGAATTTGCACCTTTTGGTATAATTACCAGTGCTAAGGTAATGAGGGAAGGCGGGCGCAGCAAAGGTTTTGGATTTGTATGCTTCTCAACCCCTGCAGAGGCTAGAAAAGCACTTTCTGGAATGAATGGCAAAATATTGGCCTCAAAACCCCTGTATGTTGCTTGGGCACAGCGAAAACAAGAACGTCAGGTTTCTTTGGCTCAGCAGTACACGCAGAGGATGGAAAAGGCTTGGATACCCAACACTAAAGTCAACCCTAACCAAGCTCTGTTATCAAGATGTTCTATGGCCCCTATCCCAGCAGCTCAGAACCATTCAGAAGACTCTCTATGCAGAATCCCCAAGCAAACTGCTCAATTTAAGCAGAGGTGCTACAGGAATGCACAAGGAACTGCACCTCATTCATTTCAGTACATGCCAAGAGCCCACCCCCAAATTTCTACaagaaaatacaaattaattCCAACGAAAACAGCAGTTAATCTGGTGCGAGGCATAATGTCAGctacttccagaaataaatatgcaGCTGGAGATTGTAATACTGAGCTACATTCTGAGAAACAGACACAAGCAGCTATGCAGCACCCTGCTATCTGTGTTCAAGGACAGGAGCCCCTAACTATTTCCTTGTTGGTTTCTGCTTCTCCACATGAACAAAAACAAATGCTAGGTGTGCGTCTTTTCCCACTTGTACAAATTATAGATAAAAAGCTAGCTGAGAAAATTACTGGAATTCTGCTGGAGTTTGATACCTCTGAAATTATCTACATGCTCGAATCTCCAGAGCTACTGCGTACAATGGCGAATAAAGCTGTCACTTTACTGCAAGGCCATCAGGTACAAGAAGTTTCTATGAATAGTTTTAATGGCACAACAAATAATTAA